Part of the Brachyhypopomus gauderio isolate BG-103 chromosome 17, BGAUD_0.2, whole genome shotgun sequence genome, AGTTCTGTGttgggtttttatttttgtgcatATGCACCAGCAAACCTGCTCACGACATGAACACTCCTGGACTCACTGCCTGGCAGCACCCACATGCACACTGCCAACAAGGAACGGGAGGCTGAGGGGCTGTGGGACTGGAGGGCTGTGGGTTGAGGGGCTGGAGGGGCTGGAGGGCTGTGGGTTGAGAGGCTGTAGGGGCTGGAGGGCTGTGGGTTGAGGGGCTGGAGGGCTGTGGGACTGGAGGGCTGTGGGACTGGAGGGCTGTGGGACTGGAGGGCTGTGGGACTGGAGGGCTGTGGGACTGGAGGGCTGTGGGACTGGAGGGCTGTGGGTTGAGGGGCTGTGGGGCTGGAGGGCTGTGGGTTGAGGGGCTGTGGGACTGGAGGGCTGTGGGACTGGAGGGCTGTGGGTTGAGGGGCTGTGGGACTGGGTGAAGAGGGGCACGGAGACATCACTGAGGCACTGCTGACATATTTGGACACGAAAATGGGAAACTGGCTCAAATTTTAGTGGAACAAAGAATGTAGTTTGGTACAAAGTAGACAGTGGACAGTTGTCAGGCGGAGTATGGAGCCATGCTGCCCAGAACCCTCGTCTGAAGGACCTACGCTTCAGCGTTTGCAGAAATCAAATTGTTTGGCAGATGATTCCTGCTGGTAATATCCAAGTAGAGACTGGACTACCGGGACAGATGTTGGACACATTGTGATGTATGTCGGACACACTGGCCCAGATGGGCTAAAGTGACTCAGTACAGCCTCCAGAGAGACAGCAGCTACGCTGTCCTCCATAACCAATGAACTGAACGGCACAGACCCCCAGACAATGTACACAGACGTATTTGGGTGCCAGATTCTGTTTCCATGGCAGTGAGAAGCGACACGAGTAAAAAAGCACAcatgtgcagcagtgtgtgtgtgtgtgtgtgtgtgtgtgtgcgtgcgtgcgtgtgtgtgtgtgtgggtgatggagCAGCACGCACTCAGCCggtatggttgtgtgtgggaTGAAATGAGAAAGCACTGAACAGCAACACGTCAGGATTGTCTGCTCATCACATACAGGCATCACGTCCTGTTTTCTGTGTGCCGACCAAAGGACGCGTTCCTCAAACCTGACCTAGCAACCCCTGctgcctctcctctcctctcctctcctccaaaaCAATCTGGCTGGTGTAATgctatattgttttttttttagtttttcttttcttataTAGGCACAGGCAATGTGGCTACGACTCCGTCTCTACCAGGCATTCCACTGCATTATGCGCAGGCTTCAGACAGCATGCTTAGGCAGAATATCAATCATTCTATCAGCTACCAAAATAAGACAAGATTTCATTAGATCTACTATTTCTCAAATGGACAGGTCCAGAAAACCCACAAAGCCTTGCAAACTGGCTTCCCTACACTATTGCCTCCAAGAGACATATTGCCAACTTACTTTGAACAGAGGTAACCAAACGATTGTTAGCAGCTAAATGATTGCTTTTCATTTCTaatctttgggggggggggggggggggggggcgcacgaagggacagagaggggaaaaaaatatCCTTATAGTTAATCCACTCCCCGAGGAACTCCTAATGTGATCTACTTGGGTGCAGGATAGCTGCGTTTGGTTCAGCGTCCGCTCTGTCCGTCTCAGTCAGTGATCCAAGCTGCCGTCAAAGCGCTCTTTCACGACGAACGTCGGTATTCACCAGACGTCCACTCCCGAGATACTGCAATACCTCCACTGCTTGTGCTTGCTGAtaggaagaaaacaaaaaacgGGGGCGGGGGGGGCGAGTGGGGTGAGCGCCCGGGGCAGGCAACAGAGCGGCAGCCCcacgatcccccccccccccccgcccgtccgtccgtccgtccgagCTGCCCGACCCTGGGCTAGACGTAGTCCTGCAGGCTGTAGCCGGTCTTGTTGTCCAGGGGCGAGAGGGAGCAGTATTGGTGCTGGAGGGGGTCTTGTGGGGGGGGCGGTTGGAgcagctgctgctgctgttggaGGAGGAGCTTGTCCGGGGGCAGCAGGATCAGGTCCTGCGGCCCGTGCCGCTTGCCCGAGCAGGACAGGCAGAAGATGGCTCCGCCCACGAAGAGGAAGCCCGCCGAGATGAAGGCCACGTAGACGGCGCCGCCCGGCTCGAACTTGTTGCTCTCGGGCACGTTAGCGTCCAGGAAGGTGACGATGACCTCGTTCGTGTACCAGGACGCGGGAACGAGGCAGAGGAAGCCGGCGGCCAGGAAGCAGGTGCCGGCGGCCAGGGCGGCGTGACGCTTGGCCCGCCGTCCCCCGCCCCAACGGGTGCACTTCAGGCCCAGCGAGGCCAGGCAGAGGCCCAGCGCGGCCAGTACGCACGACAGGACCATGGTGGTGCGGGCCGTCTGCAGGTAGGCGGGCAGCGCCAGCACGGAGTACTTGAGCGTGCAGCTGAACATGCCGGTGCTGTACCAGGTGCAGTCCATCCACAGGCCCTGCATCTGGGAGATGGCGGTGATGATGTTGGAGCCCACATCCGCGCTCACCTTCCAGTTGG contains:
- the LOC143481017 gene encoding claudin-20; this translates as MASTGTQIFAFVLALLGILGATVATLLPNWKVSADVGSNIITAISQMQGLWMDCTWYSTGMFSCTLKYSVLALPAYLQTARTTMVLSCVLAALGLCLASLGLKCTRWGGGRRAKRHAALAAGTCFLAAGFLCLVPASWYTNEVIVTFLDANVPESNKFEPGGAVYVAFISAGFLFVGGAIFCLSCSGKRHGPQDLILLPPDKLLLQQQQQLLQPPPPQDPLQHQYCSLSPLDNKTGYSLQDYV